A section of the Methanocaldococcus sp. FS406-22 genome encodes:
- a CDS encoding mechanosensitive ion channel family protein, giving the protein MTITQIITDILMHNTLTNYIFSMLSIILSVIIGKYANALIERIADKLHEKSGIELDELLVRALSLPIAIAIVLTGFYFGVNFLYLPSSLKITINEGILTAFILCVVVFFDRFFTELVERYLAQTISKRAKREVDDQIVVITKKLVRLLVWVVGLLLILSNLGYDIKTLLAGLGIGGLAVALASQNLVSNLIAGLIILTDRPFKIGNWISFSGGSGIVEDIGIRSTKIRATDNSIIVVPNSKLIDEIIQNVPSKNKWKVSTTIGITYNTPVEKIKKAEEIIKNILLEHPNVEDEPITIYFKEFGDWSLNIQVVYYIKNNRYNGYQKYVSTINEVNLKIKEEFDREGIEFAFPTYTLYLKRDD; this is encoded by the coding sequence ATGACAATAACTCAAATAATAACTGATATTTTAATGCACAATACTTTAACTAATTATATTTTCTCTATGCTTTCAATTATCTTATCAGTAATAATTGGAAAATATGCAAATGCACTTATCGAAAGAATTGCAGATAAATTGCATGAAAAAAGTGGCATAGAGTTGGATGAACTCTTAGTTAGGGCATTGTCTCTTCCAATTGCAATAGCGATAGTACTAACTGGATTTTATTTTGGAGTAAATTTTTTGTATCTTCCTTCTTCATTAAAAATAACAATAAATGAAGGAATCTTAACTGCCTTTATATTGTGCGTTGTTGTATTTTTTGATAGGTTTTTTACTGAACTTGTAGAGAGATATTTAGCACAAACAATATCAAAAAGGGCTAAAAGAGAAGTCGATGACCAAATTGTCGTTATAACCAAAAAACTCGTGAGATTACTTGTATGGGTTGTTGGACTGTTGTTAATTTTAAGTAATCTTGGGTATGATATAAAAACTCTACTTGCTGGTCTGGGGATTGGTGGTTTAGCAGTTGCCTTAGCATCACAAAATCTTGTTTCAAATTTAATTGCTGGTTTGATAATATTAACTGACAGACCATTTAAAATTGGGAATTGGATAAGTTTTAGTGGTGGTAGCGGAATAGTTGAGGATATTGGGATAAGAAGCACAAAGATAAGGGCAACTGACAACTCAATAATTGTAGTTCCAAACTCAAAACTTATAGATGAGATAATCCAAAACGTCCCTTCTAAAAATAAATGGAAGGTTTCAACAACTATTGGGATAACCTATAACACACCAGTTGAGAAAATAAAGAAGGCAGAGGAGATTATAAAAAATATCCTCTTAGAACATCCAAATGTAGAGGATGAGCCAATAACCATTTATTTTAAAGAGTTTGGTGATTGGAGCCTAAACATTCAAGTAGTTTATTATATCAAAAATAACAGATATAATGGCTATCAAAAGTATGTGAGCACAATAAACGAAGTTAACTTAAAAATAAAAGAGGAATTTGATAGGGAAGGAATTGAGTTTGCATTTCCAACTTATACGTTGTATCTAAAGAGAGATGATTAA
- a CDS encoding mechanosensitive ion channel family protein, with translation MLDIVIYGNSILNYILCILTIVASIFIAKMVGKFIKTHLIKFANGTKTKLDDILIYSLNTPLLVSIVILGIYFGIKFLALPSHISDLIHKGVGIALTFCGVAFVERFVDKAIELYIAPLVEKTETHIDDQLLPALRKLLRLIIYIFAILFILKNLGYDITTLLAGLGIGGLAVALAMQDTTKNLIAGLIIIFDKPFKLKDWIIFDGGEGIVEEIGIRSTRIRTWDDSLIIMPNSSLVDAKIINMSAMRKRRVKMTIGLTYDTPPEKIKRAIEIIKDILDNHEAVVEPKRVHFVEYGDWSLNLRVEYFIKNLGFDYYLNALNEINLKIKEEFKKEGIEMAFPTYTVYLERDNKTSDN, from the coding sequence ATGTTAGACATTGTTATCTATGGAAATTCAATCCTAAATTATATTTTATGTATTTTAACAATTGTAGCAAGCATTTTTATTGCAAAAATGGTTGGAAAGTTTATTAAAACCCACTTAATAAAATTTGCAAATGGCACTAAAACAAAATTGGATGATATACTAATTTATTCATTAAACACTCCACTATTGGTGTCTATTGTAATACTTGGGATATATTTTGGGATTAAATTTTTAGCTTTACCCTCCCATATATCAGATTTGATTCATAAAGGAGTTGGGATTGCCTTAACATTCTGTGGAGTTGCATTTGTTGAGAGGTTTGTAGATAAAGCAATTGAACTTTATATTGCCCCGTTAGTTGAAAAAACAGAGACACACATTGATGACCAACTTTTACCAGCACTGAGGAAACTTTTAAGGTTAATAATCTATATATTTGCTATATTGTTTATTTTGAAAAACTTGGGGTATGACATAACAACATTGCTCGCTGGTTTGGGAATTGGTGGTTTAGCAGTAGCTTTAGCTATGCAGGACACTACAAAAAACCTCATAGCTGGGTTAATAATTATCTTCGACAAACCTTTCAAACTGAAAGATTGGATTATATTTGATGGAGGAGAAGGAATTGTTGAGGAGATTGGAATAAGGAGCACAAGGATAAGAACATGGGATGATAGCTTGATAATTATGCCAAATTCCTCCCTTGTTGATGCAAAAATAATAAACATGTCTGCGATGAGGAAGAGAAGAGTTAAGATGACTATTGGACTAACTTACGATACTCCTCCAGAAAAAATTAAGAGGGCAATTGAGATAATTAAAGATATCTTAGATAATCATGAGGCAGTAGTTGAACCAAAAAGAGTTCATTTTGTTGAGTATGGTGATTGGAGTTTAAATTTAAGAGTTGAATATTTTATAAAAAATCTTGGTTTTGATTACTACTTAAATGCCTTAAATGAAATAAATCTAAAAATAAAAGAGGAATTCAAAAAAGAAGGAATAGAAATGGCATTCCCAACATATACTGTTTATTTGGAGAGAGATAATAAAACTTCAGATAATTAA
- a CDS encoding DUF116 domain-containing protein has protein sequence MINILGVEEFLQLIGIITIAIFALAFISFILILIIGYILLKKNKLIFPSLALFLMDNLYSILLKLFLLIGTEDTFYRVGIEFYNKYYEGRFKKAKKRVLILPHCLRDTKCPAKLTPKGVECIFCNRCRVGDIIKVAEEKGYKVYIVPGSTFLKRILMEEKPDAVFGVACNRDLFYGMNMLSRKGIPSQGQPLLRDGCINTLVDVDELITRLKSL, from the coding sequence GTGATAAATATCTTAGGTGTAGAGGAATTTTTACAACTTATTGGAATAATAACAATAGCTATATTTGCATTGGCATTTATATCCTTCATCTTAATTTTAATCATTGGTTATATATTACTAAAAAAGAATAAATTAATATTTCCAAGTTTGGCTTTATTTTTGATGGACAATCTCTATTCAATACTACTAAAGCTATTCCTCCTTATAGGAACTGAAGATACATTTTATAGAGTAGGGATTGAATTTTATAACAAATATTATGAAGGCAGGTTTAAAAAAGCTAAGAAGAGGGTTTTAATATTGCCTCACTGCCTTAGGGATACAAAATGCCCAGCCAAATTAACACCAAAGGGTGTTGAATGCATTTTTTGTAATAGATGTAGAGTAGGAGACATAATAAAAGTTGCTGAAGAAAAAGGATATAAAGTTTATATAGTCCCTGGTTCTACATTTTTAAAGAGGATTTTAATGGAAGAGAAGCCAGATGCAGTTTTTGGTGTAGCATGTAATAGAGATTTATTTTATGGAATGAACATGCTTTCAAGAAAAGGTATTCCTTCACAAGGACAACCTTTATTAAGGGATGGATGTATAAATACTTTGGTCGATGTTGATGAACTCATAACAAGATTAAAATCATTATAA
- the rnp3 gene encoding ribonuclease P protein component 3, translated as MRIDINRIEKEEDIKLLKELKWNGFVFYQYDDEFDKERYEEIKAIAESYKLKVYSGVKIKTENSKELREKVKKFRNKCHIILVEGGVLKINRTAVEMHDVDILSTPELGRKDSGIDHVLARLASTHRVAIEINFKNLLNKDGYERARTLIFFRNNLKLAKKFDVPVVICSDAENKYQIKNPYDLRAFLNTLVEPLYAKKIMETTYKICDFRDYLMRDNVVRYGVEIIKDE; from the coding sequence ATGAGAATTGATATAAACAGAATAGAAAAAGAGGAAGATATAAAATTACTCAAAGAACTAAAATGGAATGGGTTTGTTTTTTACCAGTATGATGATGAGTTTGATAAAGAAAGATATGAAGAAATTAAAGCAATAGCTGAGAGTTATAAGCTAAAGGTATATTCTGGGGTTAAAATAAAGACAGAAAACTCTAAAGAGCTGAGAGAGAAAGTAAAAAAATTCAGAAATAAGTGCCATATTATATTAGTTGAAGGAGGAGTTTTAAAAATAAATAGAACTGCTGTAGAGATGCATGATGTAGATATTTTATCAACTCCAGAGCTTGGAAGGAAAGATAGTGGAATAGACCATGTATTGGCGAGATTGGCATCAACACATAGGGTTGCTATAGAGATAAACTTTAAAAATCTATTAAATAAAGATGGCTATGAGAGGGCAAGGACTTTAATATTTTTTAGAAACAACCTAAAATTAGCTAAGAAATTTGATGTGCCAGTTGTTATCTGCTCTGATGCTGAAAATAAATATCAAATTAAAAACCCTTACGATTTGAGGGCTTTTTTAAATACATTGGTTGAGCCGTTGTATGCAAAAAAGATTATGGAGACAACCTATAAAATATGTGATTTTAGAGATTATTTGATGAGGGATAATGTTGTTAGGTATGGAGTTGAGATTATAAAAGATGAATAG
- a CDS encoding cobalt-precorrin 5A hydrolase: MIKIVYVTKGGKRIAEEIKHVLDYYHYDNRVEHIKDFRIEGIEKGFIFIMATGIILRKFLDKIKHDKFKDPFVIVCNENKELIPLLSNHLGGGNYFSKLIANNINGRVIFTTATDVNEKVGIDELSKMLFLETPKRKYILEINKKILEEEVSLTIPRHWKIKNLNGYKISYHDEYEAIVDDSIILKPLKIAVGLGARRGIERHKVFWAIKKALFLRNIPIWRVDAFATVEDKRDEKGILEVVNKFKKPLLIFGREEINEVYKKIDLEKSDFVYKHLGVYGVSEPASILAVKRLANKDFDSIKLLLKKFKRDGVTVAIAVDK, translated from the coding sequence ATGATTAAAATTGTATATGTTACTAAGGGAGGGAAAAGGATAGCTGAAGAAATTAAACATGTTTTAGATTATTACCACTATGATAATAGAGTGGAGCATATAAAAGACTTTAGGATAGAAGGAATTGAGAAAGGTTTTATATTTATAATGGCTACGGGCATAATTTTAAGGAAGTTTTTGGATAAAATTAAGCATGATAAGTTTAAAGACCCTTTTGTTATTGTTTGCAATGAAAATAAAGAACTCATCCCTTTACTATCAAATCACTTAGGAGGAGGAAACTATTTTTCTAAGTTAATAGCTAACAATATAAACGGGAGAGTTATTTTTACAACTGCAACGGATGTTAATGAAAAAGTAGGGATTGATGAGCTATCTAAGATGCTATTCTTAGAAACTCCTAAGAGAAAATATATCTTAGAGATAAACAAGAAGATTTTAGAGGAGGAAGTTAGCTTAACTATTCCAAGGCATTGGAAAATAAAAAATTTGAATGGCTATAAAATTAGCTATCATGATGAGTATGAGGCTATAGTTGATGATTCTATAATATTAAAACCTTTAAAAATAGCTGTTGGCTTAGGAGCAAGAAGAGGCATTGAAAGGCATAAGGTCTTTTGGGCAATTAAAAAAGCTCTATTTTTAAGAAACATCCCTATTTGGAGGGTTGATGCCTTTGCTACAGTAGAGGATAAAAGAGATGAGAAAGGAATTTTAGAGGTAGTAAATAAATTCAAAAAACCATTGCTTATTTTTGGTAGAGAGGAGATTAATGAAGTTTATAAAAAAATAGATTTAGAAAAGTCAGATTTTGTATATAAACACTTAGGGGTTTATGGAGTTTCAGAACCAGCATCAATATTGGCAGTTAAAAGATTAGCAAATAAAGATTTTGATAGCATAAAATTGTTGTTAAAAAAGTTTAAAAGAGATGGAGTTACTGTGGCAATAGCTGTTGATAAATAA
- a CDS encoding pro-sigmaK processing inhibitor BofA family protein, giving the protein MGLEHLILLLLLILVAILFFKLTYKILRYLAINTIVGLILVGILNFLGITHIHLNLINLLIIAVGGVIGVFILILLSIL; this is encoded by the coding sequence ATGGGATTGGAACATCTAATTTTATTGCTATTGCTAATTCTTGTAGCCATTTTATTCTTTAAATTGACCTATAAAATATTAAGATATTTGGCAATAAATACAATTGTCGGATTGATTTTGGTAGGGATTTTAAACTTCCTCGGAATTACACATATACATCTGAATCTAATAAACTTGTTAATAATAGCGGTTGGGGGAGTTATAGGAGTGTTTATCTTAATTTTACTCTCAATCCTTTAA
- the comB gene encoding 2-phosphosulfolactate phosphatase has product MITLCNKFTEYRCGNVAIVVDVLRASTTITTLLSFIDEVYITTSTSKKENAIYIGERKGKKIEGFDFGNSPTEILANKDIIKERYENGEKVVLTTTNGTRVLKSLDADYIFIGAIVNAKYVAKAVEEFENISLVPCHRENNFAIDDFIGCGIIAKYLSGEFDEFTKVALELVKHDWMSLILNSSSAENLKNLGYEKDVMFALLENSIDVVGIYKKDEGKVVRFK; this is encoded by the coding sequence ATGATAACTCTATGTAACAAATTTACTGAATACAGATGTGGAAATGTAGCTATAGTTGTTGATGTTTTAAGGGCTTCTACAACAATAACAACACTCCTATCATTTATAGATGAGGTATATATAACCACCTCAACATCTAAAAAAGAGAATGCAATATATATTGGAGAGAGAAAAGGTAAAAAAATAGAAGGATTTGATTTTGGAAACTCTCCAACCGAAATTTTAGCAAATAAAGATATTATAAAGGAAAGATATGAAAACGGAGAAAAGGTAGTTCTAACAACCACAAACGGAACGAGGGTCTTAAAAAGCTTAGATGCTGATTATATTTTCATAGGAGCAATAGTTAATGCGAAGTATGTTGCTAAGGCAGTTGAAGAATTTGAAAATATAAGCTTAGTTCCCTGCCATAGAGAAAATAATTTTGCAATAGATGACTTTATTGGATGTGGTATTATAGCAAAATACCTAAGTGGAGAGTTTGATGAATTTACTAAGGTTGCTTTAGAATTGGTTAAGCATGATTGGATGTCTTTGATTTTAAATTCATCATCTGCAGAGAATTTAAAAAATCTTGGTTATGAAAAAGATGTTATGTTTGCATTATTGGAAAATAGTATAGATGTAGTTGGAATATATAAGAAAGATGAAGGTAAAGTTGTTAGATTTAAATAA
- a CDS encoding LEA type 2 family protein, with protein sequence MGGIKKLLILTFAVCLVVGFSGCLEQPKIEVVGQKIQKVDADNTKIEIQVLVDNPNPIGITIDKISFDIYALVDGDKVYLGHGEQSNIKITSGNSSFTLPVTISNKKLIEVAVKSKSTKIPIEIKGNIAVNLFITTVNIPIDIQQEIDVSEIAKEEMLKQLSNLNANQIQSIAQ encoded by the coding sequence ATGGGAGGTATTAAAAAACTCCTCATCTTAACTTTTGCTGTATGTTTGGTAGTGGGCTTTTCTGGATGTTTAGAACAGCCAAAGATTGAAGTTGTTGGGCAGAAAATTCAAAAAGTAGATGCAGATAACACAAAGATAGAGATTCAAGTTTTAGTAGATAACCCCAACCCTATTGGAATAACGATAGATAAAATCTCATTCGATATTTATGCGTTAGTTGATGGAGATAAGGTATATTTAGGACATGGGGAGCAGAGTAATATTAAAATAACCTCTGGGAATAGCTCCTTTACTTTGCCAGTAACTATATCCAATAAAAAACTTATTGAAGTAGCTGTAAAAAGTAAAAGCACAAAAATACCTATTGAGATTAAAGGAAATATTGCAGTTAATTTATTCATAACAACAGTAAATATTCCAATAGACATCCAGCAAGAAATAGACGTCTCTGAGATAGCAAAGGAAGAGATGTTGAAACAATTAAGTAATTTAAATGCTAACCAAATACAATCAATAGCACAATAA
- a CDS encoding tRNA uridine(34) 5-carboxymethylaminomethyl modification radical SAM/GNAT enzyme Elp3 has product MDEKAKLMRCIIERILDEYNRGNTLDKKRIEQIKAECLRIHRIGIGHPSNSEILQYATEEEKKILIPILRKKPVRTISGVAVVAVMTSPEKCPHGKCIFCPGGVGSVFGDVPQSYTGREPATMRGLMFNFDPYLQTKARIEQLEKVGHPTNKIELIIMGGTFPAREIAYQDWFIKRCLDAMNGVDASSLEEAQKINETAEHRCVALCIETRPDCCGEKEINQMLKLGTTRVELGVQTIYNEILEFCKRGHTVEDTIKATQLLKDSGLKVSYHLMPGMPGSDMEMDKKMFKEIFSNPDFMPDMVKIYPCLVIEGTELYEMWKKGLYKPYREEEAIEIIAYAKSIMPKWVRTSRIQRDIPATVIVDGVKKSNLGELVYKYMEKHGIKCKCIRCREVGHVMYKKGIMPEIEHIKLCREEYEASGGTEIFLSYEDVKNDILIAFLRLREPYKPFRKEIDDNTMLVRQLHVCGQEKPLTKDLKEITWQHKGYGRKLLEEAERIAKEEFGKKKILVTSGIGVREYYRKLGYERIGAYMGKYLE; this is encoded by the coding sequence ATGGATGAAAAAGCCAAATTAATGAGATGCATCATTGAAAGAATCTTAGATGAATACAACAGGGGAAACACCTTAGATAAAAAGAGAATTGAGCAGATAAAGGCAGAGTGCTTAAGAATTCATAGAATTGGTATTGGACATCCATCAAACTCTGAAATCTTACAGTATGCAACTGAAGAAGAGAAGAAGATATTAATCCCTATATTAAGAAAGAAGCCAGTTAGAACAATCTCCGGAGTGGCAGTTGTAGCAGTTATGACCTCTCCAGAAAAATGCCCTCATGGAAAATGCATCTTCTGCCCCGGAGGAGTTGGAAGTGTGTTTGGAGATGTGCCACAAAGCTACACTGGAAGAGAACCAGCTACTATGAGAGGTTTAATGTTCAACTTCGACCCATACTTACAAACAAAAGCAAGGATTGAGCAATTGGAAAAGGTAGGGCATCCAACAAACAAGATAGAGCTTATTATAATGGGAGGAACATTTCCAGCAAGAGAAATAGCTTATCAAGATTGGTTTATTAAGAGATGCTTAGATGCTATGAACGGTGTTGATGCAAGTAGTTTGGAAGAAGCCCAAAAGATTAATGAAACTGCTGAACATAGATGTGTAGCTCTCTGTATAGAAACAAGGCCAGATTGTTGTGGAGAGAAGGAGATAAACCAAATGCTAAAATTAGGGACTACAAGGGTAGAGTTGGGAGTTCAAACAATCTACAATGAGATTTTAGAATTCTGCAAGAGAGGTCATACAGTTGAAGACACAATAAAAGCAACCCAATTATTAAAAGATAGTGGTTTGAAGGTTTCTTATCACTTAATGCCGGGAATGCCCGGCTCTGATATGGAGATGGACAAAAAGATGTTTAAAGAGATATTTAGCAATCCAGACTTTATGCCGGATATGGTTAAAATCTATCCATGCTTGGTTATTGAAGGAACTGAACTCTATGAGATGTGGAAAAAGGGGCTTTATAAACCATACAGAGAAGAGGAGGCAATAGAAATAATTGCCTATGCAAAGTCAATAATGCCAAAATGGGTTAGAACTTCAAGGATTCAGAGGGATATCCCAGCTACAGTAATAGTTGATGGAGTTAAGAAGAGCAATTTGGGAGAGTTGGTTTATAAATACATGGAAAAGCATGGAATTAAATGCAAGTGCATAAGATGCAGAGAAGTTGGGCATGTTATGTATAAAAAAGGAATAATGCCAGAGATAGAGCATATAAAACTATGCAGAGAGGAGTATGAGGCAAGTGGTGGGACTGAGATATTTTTATCCTATGAGGATGTAAAAAACGATATTTTAATAGCATTTTTAAGATTGAGGGAGCCATATAAGCCATTTAGAAAGGAGATTGATGATAACACCATGTTAGTTAGACAACTCCATGTTTGTGGGCAAGAAAAACCATTAACCAAGGATTTGAAGGAAATTACATGGCAACATAAGGGTTATGGAAGAAAACTTTTAGAAGAGGCTGAAAGGATAGCAAAAGAAGAATTTGGAAAGAAGAAGATTTTGGTAACAAGTGGTATTGGAGTTAGAGAATACTACAGAAAGTTAGGATATGAAAGAATTGGGGCTTATATGGGCAAATACTTAGAATAA
- the moaC gene encoding cyclic pyranopterin monophosphate synthase MoaC, which produces MLTHVDDKGVKMVDISKKDDVERFCVAEGYIKLKPETIKLIKEHKIKKGNVLTTAQIAGILAVKKTYELIPMCHPIPITSVNIEFEIFEDKIKAICSVKTTYKTGIEMEALTGVSIALLTIWDMVKSAEKDENGQYKTAEIFGIRVVEKIKK; this is translated from the coding sequence ATGCTAACACATGTTGATGATAAAGGAGTTAAGATGGTTGATATCTCTAAGAAAGATGATGTTGAAAGATTTTGTGTTGCCGAGGGCTATATTAAATTAAAACCAGAGACCATTAAATTAATAAAAGAACATAAAATTAAAAAAGGCAATGTCTTAACAACTGCACAAATAGCTGGAATCTTGGCAGTTAAAAAAACTTATGAGCTAATTCCAATGTGTCATCCAATACCAATAACTTCAGTAAATATTGAATTTGAGATATTTGAGGATAAGATAAAGGCAATTTGTTCAGTAAAAACTACCTATAAAACTGGTATTGAGATGGAGGCATTAACTGGGGTCTCTATAGCTCTATTGACAATTTGGGATATGGTTAAATCTGCTGAAAAGGATGAGAATGGGCAGTATAAAACTGCTGAGATTTTTGGAATTAGAGTTGTTGAGAAGATTAAAAAATGA
- a CDS encoding TRC40/GET3/ArsA family transport-energizing ATPase — protein MLSKIKDSINSLRGITEKKLEKKDGTKYIMFGGKGGVGKTTMSAATGVYLAEKGLKVVIVSTDPAHSLRDIFEQEFGHEPTKVKGYDNLYVVEIDPQKAMEEYKEKLKAQIEENPFLGEMLEDQLEMAALSPGTDESAAFDVFLKYMDSNEFDVVIFDTAPTGHTLRFLGMPEIMDKYMTKLIKLRKQMSGFMKMMKKLLPFGGKDEDIDYDKMLEELEKMKERIVRARNILSDPERTAFRLVVIPEEMSILESERAMKALQKYGIPIDAVIVNQLIPEDVQCDFCRARRELQLKRLEMIKEKFGDKVIAYVPLLRTEAKGIETLKQIAKILYGEEEKEEQKVEQKISQ, from the coding sequence ATGTTATCAAAGATTAAGGACTCAATAAACTCATTGAGAGGAATTACTGAGAAAAAATTAGAAAAGAAGGATGGAACTAAATACATCATGTTTGGAGGTAAGGGAGGAGTTGGAAAAACAACAATGAGTGCTGCTACTGGAGTTTATTTAGCTGAAAAAGGGTTAAAAGTAGTTATCGTCTCAACAGACCCAGCTCATTCATTGAGAGATATATTTGAGCAGGAGTTTGGACATGAGCCAACAAAGGTTAAAGGTTACGACAACTTATATGTTGTAGAGATAGACCCACAAAAGGCAATGGAAGAATATAAAGAAAAATTAAAAGCCCAGATTGAAGAAAACCCATTCTTAGGAGAGATGTTAGAAGATCAATTAGAGATGGCAGCTCTCTCTCCAGGAACTGATGAAAGTGCTGCATTTGATGTATTCTTAAAGTATATGGACAGCAATGAGTTCGATGTGGTTATATTTGACACCGCTCCAACTGGACACACCTTAAGGTTTTTAGGAATGCCAGAGATTATGGATAAGTATATGACAAAACTCATTAAGTTGAGAAAGCAAATGAGCGGATTTATGAAGATGATGAAAAAATTATTGCCATTTGGAGGCAAGGATGAGGATATAGATTATGATAAGATGTTAGAAGAGCTTGAAAAGATGAAAGAAAGAATAGTTAGAGCAAGAAACATTTTATCAGACCCAGAGAGAACTGCATTTAGGTTGGTTGTAATTCCAGAGGAGATGAGTATCTTAGAGAGTGAGAGGGCAATGAAGGCTCTCCAGAAATATGGTATTCCAATTGATGCAGTTATTGTAAATCAACTTATTCCAGAGGATGTGCAGTGTGATTTCTGTAGAGCAAGAAGAGAGTTGCAGTTGAAGAGATTAGAAATGATTAAAGAGAAGTTTGGAGATAAGGTTATTGCCTATGTCCCTCTCTTAAGAACTGAAGCAAAGGGTATTGAAACATTAAAGCAGATAGCAAAAATATTGTATGGAGAAGAAGAAAAAGAAGAACAAAAAGTAGAGCAAAAAATTAGCCAATAA
- a CDS encoding diacylglycerol/polyprenol kinase family protein — translation MREIYRQIVHLIAGTLIAFSVLIFKKQLIIPLIVSIVIGICLYFLCKRYYVPIISDLLNLCKREKEDGKGAIYFAFGMLFSLILIDDIKAIFFGILVFAVGDALATIIGINGRLKISYFGKTVEGFLAFFISASLILYPFYGIYGIFVALTSALIEFVSKRIKVDDNLYLPFVVAFILSICPYKPQFFHILTFCSIL, via the coding sequence TTGAGAGAGATTTATAGGCAAATAGTGCATTTAATTGCTGGAACATTGATAGCCTTCTCAGTGCTAATATTTAAAAAACAACTAATAATCCCGTTAATTGTCAGTATAGTTATTGGTATCTGCTTATATTTTTTATGTAAAAGGTATTACGTCCCAATAATATCTGATTTGCTAAATCTCTGCAAAAGAGAGAAAGAGGATGGAAAAGGGGCAATATACTTTGCTTTTGGGATGTTGTTTTCTTTAATTTTAATTGATGACATAAAAGCTATATTCTTTGGAATACTGGTTTTTGCCGTTGGAGATGCATTAGCCACTATTATAGGCATTAATGGAAGATTAAAGATTAGCTACTTTGGAAAAACAGTTGAAGGATTTTTAGCATTTTTTATCTCTGCATCTTTGATTTTATATCCATTTTATGGGATTTATGGAATTTTTGTTGCTTTAACCTCTGCATTAATTGAATTTGTAAGTAAGAGGATAAAAGTGGATGATAATCTATATCTGCCTTTTGTTGTGGCGTTTATTCTAAGTATTTGCCCATATAAGCCCCAATTCTTTCATATCCTAACTTTCTGTAGTATTCTCTAA